One Coffea arabica cultivar ET-39 chromosome 5c, Coffea Arabica ET-39 HiFi, whole genome shotgun sequence DNA window includes the following coding sequences:
- the LOC113689398 gene encoding dirigent protein 2-like: MAKSLAIASLQILSLLLAASLAQSRIVSKHLTVYEHEIRSGDGQTVFIVAGLPNVTWAFNQFGTVFVADNILTRSASIKSQVVGRLRGIGAVASLDGTTIETLVSIHFTSGEYSGSTVELKGIGSQDVNEMAIVGGTKQFRYATGYANFEMLRVVGDFITAKWDLYIRLDIPDD, translated from the coding sequence atggcaaagagtttaGCCATAGCATCCCTCCAAATTCTCAGCCTGCTTTTGGCAGCAAGCTTGGCACAATCAAGGATAGTGTCCAAACATTTGACGGTGTACGAACATGAAATTCGAAGCGGAGATGGTCAGACTGTTTTCATAGTTGCAGGTCTCCCCAACGTAACTTGGGCCTTCAACCAATTTGGAACTGTTTTCGTCGCTGATAATATCTTGACGCGAAGCGCTTCAATCAAATCCCAAGTAGTTGGTCGTCTCCGAGGCATTGGTGCAGTAGCATCCCTTGATGGCACCACCATAGAGACTCTCGTTAGTATTCACTTCACCAGCGGAGAGTACAGTGGTAGCACAGTGGAATTAAAAGGCATAGGGTCTCAAGATGTCAATGAGATGGCAATTGTAGGAGGAACCAAACAATTCCGGTATGCAACAGGGTATGCTAATTTTGAGATGCTCAGAGTTGTGGGAGATTTTATTACTGCAAAGTGGGATCTCTACATTAGACTGGATATACCGGATGACTAG